A portion of the Pseudomonas sp. PSE14 genome contains these proteins:
- a CDS encoding LysR family transcriptional regulator, translating to MSINFDLDDLQAFRAIVENGSFRKAAEAVKITQPALSRRIEKLESALNVRLFDRTTRKVSLTAVGRAFVPEVERVLDQLDNALMSIADVASSRMERVTIACVPSAAYYFMPNVISEFHRLYPRIKIMVVDSSAHEVNVAVASGEADFGVTFSGNLSPEVTFELLLEERYVMACRRDHPLANRHAVTWSEMYEHDYISLDKTSGNRLILSQALKRLSPSRHSICETRHVTTAIGLVEAGLGVAAVPSIAMPRTHHPVLKAVPLEEPEVVRSVGLIKRRGRTLTPAALELERLVRSTPVKSLGD from the coding sequence ATGAGCATCAACTTCGATCTAGACGATCTGCAAGCGTTCCGGGCCATCGTTGAAAATGGCAGTTTTCGCAAGGCTGCCGAGGCGGTGAAGATCACTCAGCCGGCTCTTAGCCGTCGTATCGAGAAGCTGGAATCCGCCTTGAACGTGCGCCTGTTCGACAGGACTACCCGAAAGGTCAGCCTGACGGCCGTGGGCCGCGCCTTCGTGCCGGAGGTCGAGCGCGTGCTCGACCAGCTGGACAATGCGTTGATGAGCATTGCGGATGTCGCCTCCAGCCGAATGGAGCGCGTCACCATCGCGTGCGTACCGTCGGCCGCCTACTATTTCATGCCAAACGTGATCAGCGAATTCCATCGCCTGTATCCACGCATCAAGATCATGGTGGTGGACTCCAGCGCGCATGAGGTAAACGTTGCCGTAGCGAGTGGCGAAGCCGATTTTGGCGTCACCTTCAGTGGAAATCTGAGCCCGGAAGTGACCTTCGAGCTGCTACTCGAAGAGCGCTACGTGATGGCATGTCGGCGCGATCATCCCCTGGCGAATCGACACGCGGTGACCTGGTCCGAAATGTATGAGCATGACTACATCTCACTGGACAAGACATCGGGCAACCGACTCATCCTGAGCCAGGCCCTGAAGCGCCTGTCCCCATCCCGACACAGCATCTGCGAAACGCGACATGTGACGACCGCGATAGGGCTGGTGGAAGCTGGGCTGGGCGTGGCAGCCGTACCGTCCATAGCCATGCCCCGCACCCACCACCCCGTACTCAAGGCTGTTCCATTGGAGGAGCCGGAGGTCGTACGCAGCGTAGGTTTGATCAAGCGCCGCGGACGCACGCTGACGCCCGCTGCGCTTGAGCTGGAACGGCTTGTCAGAAGTACGCCGGTGAAATCACTGGGGGACTGA
- a CDS encoding L-serine ammonia-lyase, whose translation MSLSVFDLFKIGIGPSSSHTVGPMRAAARFVDGLRRDNLLDTTHSLRVELYGSLGATGKGHGSDKAVLLGLEGEQPDSVDTESVEPRLQEIRRSGQLHLGGERQIGFVEKEHLALIRRPLPYHPNGMIFRAFDQAGLQVRSREYYSVGGGFVVDEEAAGHDRIVADRTPLRFPFRTAGELLDQCLTHSLSISDLMRENELAWRSAAETSAGLARIWQVMQDCVRAGCRKEGIMPGGLKVRRRAAGLYRQLSERPEASLRDSLSVLDWVNLYALAVNEENATGGRVVTAPTNGAAGIVPAVLHYYSRFVPGASDDGVERFLLCAAAIGILYKENASISGAEVGCQGEVGVACSMAAGALCEVLGGTPQQVENAAEIGMEHNLGLTCDPVGGLVQVPCIERNAMGAVKAINAARMALRGDGQHFISLDKVIRTMRQTGADMKSKYKETARGGLAVNIIEC comes from the coding sequence ATGTCACTCAGCGTCTTCGACCTGTTCAAGATCGGTATCGGCCCCTCCAGCTCGCACACGGTGGGGCCGATGCGCGCCGCCGCGCGCTTCGTCGATGGCCTGCGCCGCGACAACCTGCTGGACACCACCCACAGCCTGCGTGTGGAGCTCTACGGCTCGCTGGGCGCCACTGGCAAGGGCCACGGCAGCGACAAGGCGGTGCTGCTCGGCCTGGAAGGCGAGCAGCCCGATAGCGTCGACACCGAAAGCGTCGAGCCGCGCCTGCAGGAAATCCGCCGCAGCGGCCAGTTGCACCTGGGCGGCGAACGCCAGATCGGCTTCGTCGAGAAGGAGCACCTGGCGCTGATCCGCCGGCCGCTGCCTTACCACCCCAACGGCATGATCTTCCGCGCCTTCGACCAGGCCGGCCTGCAAGTGCGCAGCCGCGAGTACTACTCGGTGGGCGGCGGCTTCGTGGTCGACGAGGAAGCGGCCGGCCACGACCGCATCGTCGCCGACCGCACGCCGCTGCGCTTCCCCTTCCGCACCGCCGGCGAACTGCTCGACCAGTGCCTGACCCACAGCCTGTCGATCAGCGACCTGATGCGCGAGAACGAACTGGCCTGGCGCAGCGCCGCCGAGACCAGCGCGGGCCTGGCGCGCATCTGGCAGGTGATGCAGGACTGCGTGCGCGCCGGCTGCCGCAAGGAAGGCATCATGCCCGGCGGACTCAAGGTGCGGCGCCGCGCCGCCGGCCTCTACCGCCAGCTCAGCGAGCGTCCCGAAGCCAGCCTGCGCGACAGCCTGAGCGTCCTCGACTGGGTCAACCTCTACGCCCTGGCGGTGAACGAGGAAAACGCCACCGGCGGGCGCGTGGTAACCGCGCCCACCAATGGCGCGGCCGGCATCGTCCCGGCGGTGCTGCACTACTACAGCCGGTTCGTGCCCGGCGCCAGCGACGACGGCGTCGAGCGCTTCCTGCTCTGCGCCGCCGCCATCGGCATCCTCTACAAGGAGAACGCCTCCATCTCCGGCGCCGAGGTCGGCTGCCAGGGCGAGGTCGGCGTGGCCTGTTCGATGGCCGCCGGCGCACTCTGCGAAGTTCTCGGCGGCACCCCGCAGCAGGTGGAGAACGCCGCCGAGATCGGCATGGAGCACAACCTCGGCCTGACCTGCGACCCGGTCGGCGGCCTGGTCCAGGTGCCCTGCATCGAACGCAACGCCATGGGCGCGGTAAAGGCCATCAACGCGGCGCGCATGGCGCTGCGCGGGGACGGCCAGCATTTCATCTCGCTCGACAAGGTGATCCGCACCATGCGCCAGACCGGCGCCGACATGAAGAGCAAATACAAGGAAACCGCGCGCGGAGGCCTGGCGGTCAACATCATCGAATGCTGA
- a CDS encoding substrate-binding domain-containing protein has protein sequence MKALTKHLAVLTIGLCALSTAAHAEELNVMTSGGFTAAFQRLSPKYAKASGDTIQTILGPSMGKAREAIPNRLARGEDADVVIMVGYALDDLIKQGVVDPASKVELADSRIGMVVRQGAPKPRIDTEEAFKKSLLDAGSIAYSDSASGVYIKSQLFRRLGLESQVGSKAKMIERIPVASVVASGQYEVGFQQVAELLPVPGVTFVGKIPESLQSVTRYSAGVPRNAKHPEKAKELLSYLSSAAAQPIVQSTGLDSVPQ, from the coding sequence ATGAAAGCACTGACAAAGCATCTTGCCGTATTAACAATTGGCCTCTGTGCGCTTAGCACTGCCGCGCATGCAGAAGAGCTGAACGTCATGACCTCGGGAGGGTTCACTGCGGCCTTCCAGCGGCTGAGCCCGAAGTATGCGAAGGCCAGCGGTGACACTATCCAGACCATTCTCGGTCCTTCCATGGGCAAAGCTCGCGAAGCGATCCCCAATCGTCTGGCGCGGGGGGAAGATGCCGATGTGGTGATCATGGTCGGCTACGCATTGGATGACCTCATCAAGCAGGGCGTGGTGGATCCGGCTTCCAAGGTGGAACTGGCGGATTCGCGCATCGGCATGGTGGTCAGGCAGGGAGCTCCCAAGCCCAGGATCGATACGGAAGAGGCATTCAAGAAAAGCCTGCTGGACGCCGGGTCGATTGCCTATTCGGACAGCGCCAGCGGGGTCTACATCAAGAGCCAATTGTTCCGGAGACTTGGGCTGGAGTCGCAGGTCGGCTCGAAAGCGAAGATGATCGAGCGGATTCCGGTTGCCTCGGTTGTTGCGTCGGGCCAATACGAGGTCGGTTTCCAGCAGGTCGCCGAGCTGCTGCCTGTTCCTGGGGTTACCTTCGTCGGCAAGATTCCTGAAAGCCTGCAATCGGTTACCCGCTACTCCGCCGGCGTCCCCCGCAATGCGAAACACCCGGAGAAGGCGAAGGAGCTGCTGTCGTACCTGTCGTCTGCGGCAGCGCAACCTATCGTGCAATCCACAGGTCTGGACTCAGTCCCCCAGTGA
- a CDS encoding VOC family protein: MSIYTHVTVGTNDLPKARAFYDEVLGKLGMKRLADLGENGSIWGVDAPSFFVLKPANGEPATVGNGVTVSFEAPDRPAIDAAHTAALACGGRDEGTPGPRNWKENAYAAYFRDLDGNKIAAYCFQQT, translated from the coding sequence ATGTCTATCTACACACATGTAACAGTTGGCACGAACGACTTGCCCAAGGCTCGGGCCTTCTATGACGAAGTCCTCGGCAAGCTGGGGATGAAGCGTCTCGCCGACCTCGGCGAGAATGGCTCCATCTGGGGCGTCGACGCTCCCTCGTTCTTTGTGCTGAAACCTGCCAACGGCGAGCCCGCGACTGTCGGCAATGGCGTCACCGTGAGCTTCGAGGCGCCCGACCGGCCCGCTATCGATGCCGCTCACACTGCCGCCCTTGCCTGTGGTGGCAGGGACGAAGGTACCCCCGGTCCCCGTAATTGGAAGGAAAACGCGTACGCGGCGTACTTCCGTGATCTGGATGGCAACAAGATTGCCGCCTATTGCTTCCAGCAGACTTGA
- the gcvT gene encoding glycine cleavage system aminomethyltransferase GcvT → MTTETLAHTPLHALHLELGARMVPFAGYSMPVQYPLGVLKEHLHTREQAGLFDVSHMGQIILRGEDAALALESLVPVDIIGLPVGLQRYALFTDAEGGILDDLMVANAGDHLFLVVNAACKQQDLAHLRKHLGDRCEIQPLFEERALLALQGPAAVSVLARLAPQVAQMTFMQFTRTQLLGADCYISRSGYTGEDGFEISVPVEHAEALARALLAEPEVQPIGLGARDSLRLEAGLCLYGHDMNTQTTPIEASLGWAISKDRRAGGARAGGFPGAERVLAQQAEGAARKRVGLLAQERMPVREGAELVDADGQVIGQVCSGGFGPSLGAPVALGYLPAEYSTLGTEVWAVVRGKRVPMQVARTPFVPQRYYRG, encoded by the coding sequence ATGACCACCGAAACCCTCGCACACACCCCGCTGCACGCCCTGCACCTGGAACTCGGCGCCCGCATGGTGCCCTTCGCCGGCTATTCCATGCCGGTGCAATACCCCCTCGGCGTGCTCAAGGAGCACCTGCACACCCGCGAGCAGGCCGGCCTGTTCGACGTCTCGCACATGGGCCAGATCATCCTGCGTGGCGAAGACGCCGCGTTGGCCCTGGAAAGCCTGGTGCCAGTCGACATCATCGGCCTGCCCGTCGGCCTGCAACGCTACGCGCTGTTCACCGATGCCGAGGGCGGCATCCTCGACGACCTGATGGTGGCCAATGCCGGCGACCACCTGTTCCTGGTGGTCAACGCCGCCTGCAAGCAGCAGGACCTGGCGCACCTGCGCAAGCACCTGGGCGACCGTTGCGAAATCCAGCCGCTGTTCGAAGAACGCGCCCTGCTCGCCCTGCAAGGCCCGGCGGCGGTCAGCGTACTGGCCCGCCTGGCGCCACAGGTGGCGCAGATGACCTTCATGCAGTTCACCCGCACCCAACTGCTCGGCGCCGACTGCTACATCAGCCGCTCCGGCTACACCGGCGAGGACGGCTTCGAGATCTCGGTGCCGGTCGAGCACGCCGAAGCCCTGGCCCGCGCCCTGCTGGCCGAGCCGGAAGTCCAGCCGATCGGCCTGGGCGCGCGCGACTCGCTGCGCCTGGAAGCCGGCCTGTGCCTCTACGGCCACGACATGAACACCCAGACCACGCCAATCGAAGCCTCGCTCGGCTGGGCGATCTCCAAGGACCGCCGCGCCGGAGGCGCACGTGCCGGCGGCTTCCCCGGCGCCGAGCGGGTGCTGGCGCAACAAGCCGAAGGCGCTGCTCGCAAGCGCGTCGGCCTGCTGGCCCAGGAACGCATGCCGGTACGCGAAGGCGCGGAGCTGGTGGACGCCGACGGCCAGGTGATCGGCCAGGTGTGCAGCGGCGGCTTCGGCCCCAGCCTGGGCGCGCCGGTCGCCCTGGGCTACCTGCCTGCCGAATACAGCACCCTGGGAACCGAAGTCTGGGCCGTGGTGCGCGGCAAGCGCGTGCCCATGCAGGTGGCCCGTACGCCCTTCGTGCCGCAGCGTTACTACCGCGGTTGA
- the glyA gene encoding serine hydroxymethyltransferase — protein sequence MFSKHDQIQGYDDELLAAMDAEEARQEDHLELIASENYTSKRVMQAQGSGLTNKYAEGYPGKRYYGGCEHVDKVEQLAIDRAKQLFGADYANVQPHSGSSANAAVYLALLNAGDTILGMSLAHGGHLTHGAKVSSSGKLYNAIQYGLDTATGLIDYDEVERLAVEHKPKMIVAGFSAYSKTLDFPRFRAIADKVGALLFVDMAHVAGLVAAGLYPNPLPYADVVTTTTHKTLRGPRGGLILARSNEEIEKKLNSAVFPGAQGGPLMHVIAAKAVCFKEALEPGFKDYQAQVIKNAQAMASVFIDRGYDVVSGGTDNHLMLISLVKQGLTGKEADAALGRVGITVNKNAVPNDPQSPFVTSGIRIGTPAVTTRGLQEEQCRELAGWICDVLDHLGDADVEAKVALQVAGLCADYPVYR from the coding sequence ATGTTCAGCAAGCACGACCAGATCCAGGGCTATGACGACGAACTGCTCGCGGCGATGGATGCCGAGGAGGCCCGCCAGGAGGACCACCTCGAGCTGATCGCCTCGGAGAACTACACCAGCAAGCGCGTCATGCAGGCCCAGGGCAGCGGGCTGACCAACAAGTACGCCGAAGGCTACCCGGGCAAGCGCTACTACGGTGGCTGCGAGCACGTCGACAAGGTCGAGCAGTTGGCCATCGACCGCGCCAAGCAGCTGTTCGGCGCCGACTACGCCAACGTCCAGCCGCACTCCGGCTCCTCGGCCAACGCCGCTGTTTATCTCGCCCTGCTCAACGCCGGCGACACCATCCTGGGCATGAGCCTGGCCCACGGCGGCCACCTGACCCACGGCGCCAAGGTCTCCTCCTCCGGCAAGCTGTACAACGCCATCCAGTACGGCCTGGACACCGCCACCGGCCTGATCGACTACGACGAAGTCGAGCGCCTGGCCGTGGAGCACAAGCCGAAGATGATCGTCGCCGGCTTCTCCGCCTACTCCAAGACCCTCGACTTCCCGCGCTTCCGCGCCATCGCCGACAAGGTCGGGGCGCTGCTGTTCGTCGACATGGCCCACGTCGCCGGCCTGGTCGCCGCCGGCCTGTACCCCAACCCGCTGCCCTACGCCGACGTGGTCACCACCACCACCCACAAGACCCTGCGCGGTCCGCGTGGCGGCCTGATCCTGGCCAGGTCCAACGAAGAGATCGAGAAGAAGCTCAACTCCGCCGTCTTCCCCGGCGCCCAGGGCGGCCCGCTGATGCACGTGATTGCCGCCAAGGCGGTGTGCTTCAAGGAAGCGCTGGAACCCGGCTTCAAGGACTACCAGGCCCAGGTGATCAAGAACGCCCAGGCCATGGCCTCGGTGTTCATCGACCGCGGCTATGACGTGGTTTCCGGCGGCACCGACAACCACCTGATGCTGATCAGCCTGGTGAAGCAGGGCCTGACCGGCAAGGAAGCGGACGCCGCCCTCGGCCGCGTCGGCATCACCGTGAACAAGAACGCCGTGCCGAATGACCCGCAGAGCCCGTTCGTCACCTCCGGCATCCGCATCGGCACGCCCGCCGTCACCACCCGCGGGCTGCAGGAAGAACAGTGCCGCGAACTGGCCGGCTGGATCTGCGACGTACTGGACCACCTGGGCGACGCCGACGTGGAAGCCAAGGTGGCCCTGCAGGTAGCCGGGCTGTGCGCCGACTATCCGGTTTACCGCTGA
- a CDS encoding MFS transporter, giving the protein MHASLKQGSSSTRSKAGAVFRVTSGNFLEQFDFFLFGFYATQIAAVFFPASSEFASLMMTFAVFGAGFLMRPLGAVILGAYIDDVGRRKGLIVTLSIMASGTLLIVLVPGYSSIGFWAPLLVLVGRLLQGFSAGAELGGVSVYLAEMATAGRKGFYTSWQSASQQVAIVVAAALGYGLNQLMPPAMIADWGWRIPFAIGCLIVPFIFVLRRSLEETEEFARRSQRPTMKQVFATLGENWRVVLAGLLMVAMTTTAFYLITVYAPTFGKTVLNLSTTDALLVTLLVGISNFVWLPIGGHLSDRFGRKPMLIAMTVLAVFTAYPALSFLAQAPSFGHMLQVLLWLSFIYGLYNGAMIPALAEIMPVEVRVAGFSLAYSLATAVFGGFTPAISTWLIHLSGDKGAPGYWMTFAAICALCSTLVLYRRSSSRTPIPV; this is encoded by the coding sequence ATGCATGCCTCCCTCAAACAGGGCTCGTCATCCACTCGATCCAAGGCGGGCGCCGTGTTTCGCGTCACCTCGGGCAACTTCCTCGAACAATTCGATTTCTTTCTCTTTGGCTTCTATGCCACGCAGATAGCCGCCGTTTTCTTCCCCGCTTCGAGTGAATTTGCTTCGCTCATGATGACGTTCGCTGTCTTTGGCGCGGGTTTTCTGATGCGCCCGCTGGGGGCGGTGATTCTTGGGGCTTACATTGACGATGTCGGCCGCAGGAAGGGGTTGATCGTCACGCTTTCGATCATGGCCAGTGGCACCTTGCTGATCGTTCTGGTACCGGGCTATTCCAGCATCGGTTTCTGGGCGCCCCTACTGGTGCTTGTCGGACGACTGCTCCAAGGCTTTTCCGCTGGCGCTGAACTGGGAGGCGTCTCGGTCTACCTGGCGGAAATGGCAACTGCCGGGCGAAAAGGCTTCTATACCAGTTGGCAGTCCGCGAGCCAGCAGGTGGCGATTGTCGTTGCGGCCGCCTTGGGCTACGGGCTCAACCAACTGATGCCGCCCGCGATGATCGCGGATTGGGGCTGGAGAATCCCCTTTGCGATCGGCTGCCTGATCGTTCCCTTCATCTTCGTGCTTCGTCGCAGCCTGGAGGAAACCGAGGAGTTCGCCCGTCGCTCCCAGCGCCCGACCATGAAACAGGTGTTTGCCACGCTGGGCGAGAACTGGCGTGTCGTCCTCGCAGGCCTGCTGATGGTGGCCATGACGACCACGGCGTTCTATCTGATCACTGTGTACGCGCCAACTTTCGGCAAGACGGTACTCAACCTGAGTACAACGGATGCATTGCTCGTCACTCTGCTTGTCGGTATCTCGAACTTCGTCTGGCTGCCCATCGGCGGGCATCTGAGTGACAGGTTCGGACGCAAGCCCATGCTCATCGCAATGACTGTGCTGGCCGTCTTCACGGCTTATCCTGCGCTGTCATTCCTGGCTCAGGCTCCGAGCTTCGGGCACATGCTTCAGGTACTGCTCTGGCTGTCGTTCATCTACGGCCTCTACAACGGGGCGATGATTCCGGCGCTCGCCGAAATCATGCCGGTGGAAGTCCGGGTCGCTGGTTTCTCGCTGGCCTACAGCCTGGCGACCGCCGTGTTTGGCGGATTCACTCCCGCGATTTCCACGTGGCTCATTCATCTGAGCGGCGATAAAGGCGCGCCTGGCTACTGGATGACCTTCGCCGCTATCTGTGCGCTTTGCTCGACCCTGGTGCTTTACCGCAGAAGCTCCTCGCGTACCCCCATTCCTGTCTGA
- the lipA gene encoding lipoyl synthase, with protein sequence MSTATAPHKVEVGVKLRGAEKVARIPVKIIPTEELPKKPDWIRVRIPASPEVARIKQLLRKHKLHSVCEEASCPNLGECFSGGTATFMIMGDICTRRCPFCDVGHGRPKPLDVDEPKNLAIAIADLRLKYVVITSVDRDDLRDGGAQHFADCLREIRQLSPGIQLETLVPDYRGRMDIALEITAQEPPDVFNHNLETVPRLYKSSRPGSDFEWSLDLLQKFKQMVPHVPTKSGLMLGLGETDEEVIEVMQRMREHDIDMLTLGQYLQPSRNHLPVQRFVHPDTFAWFAEEGAKMGFKNVASGPLVRSSYHADQQAHGNSIR encoded by the coding sequence ATGAGCACAGCAACAGCACCGCACAAGGTGGAAGTCGGCGTGAAGCTGCGCGGCGCAGAAAAGGTCGCGCGCATTCCGGTGAAGATCATCCCCACCGAGGAACTGCCGAAGAAGCCCGACTGGATTCGCGTGCGCATCCCCGCCTCGCCCGAGGTCGCCCGCATCAAGCAACTGCTGCGCAAGCACAAGCTGCACAGCGTCTGCGAGGAAGCCTCCTGCCCGAACCTGGGCGAATGCTTCTCCGGCGGCACCGCCACCTTCATGATCATGGGCGACATCTGCACTCGACGCTGCCCCTTCTGCGACGTCGGCCACGGCCGGCCGAAGCCGCTGGACGTCGACGAGCCGAAGAACCTCGCCATCGCCATCGCCGACCTGCGCCTGAAATACGTGGTGATCACCTCGGTGGACCGCGACGACCTGCGTGACGGCGGCGCCCAGCACTTCGCCGACTGCCTGCGCGAGATCCGCCAGCTGTCTCCCGGCATCCAACTGGAAACCCTGGTCCCGGACTACCGCGGCCGCATGGATATCGCCCTGGAGATCACCGCCCAGGAGCCGCCGGATGTGTTCAACCACAACCTGGAAACCGTGCCGCGTTTGTACAAGTCCTCGCGTCCGGGTTCCGACTTCGAGTGGTCGCTGGACCTGCTGCAGAAGTTCAAGCAGATGGTCCCCCACGTACCGACCAAGTCCGGCCTGATGCTCGGCCTGGGCGAAACCGACGAGGAAGTCATCGAAGTCATGCAGCGTATGCGTGAGCATGACATCGACATGCTCACCCTCGGCCAGTACCTGCAGCCCTCGCGCAACCACCTGCCGGTGCAGCGCTTCGTCCACCCGGATACCTTCGCCTGGTTCGCCGAGGAAGGCGCGAAGATGGGCTTCAAGAACGTCGCTTCCGGCCCGCTGGTGCGCTCCTCGTACCATGCCGACCAGCAGGCGCACGGCAACAGCATTCGCTGA
- a CDS encoding S-(hydroxymethyl)glutathione dehydrogenase/class III alcohol dehydrogenase: MIKSRAAVAFEQRQPLQIVEVDVAPPSAGEVLVRIVASGVCHTDAYTLSGADPEGIFPSILGHEGGGIVEAVGPGVTSVAVGDHVIPLYTPECGQCKFCRSGRTNLCQAIRTTQGRGLMPDGTTRFSFEGRPLFHYMGCSTFSEYTVLPEISLAKIPRSAPLEKVCLLGCGVTTGIGAVLNTAKVHAGSSVAIFGLGGIGLSAIIGAVKANAGRIIAVDINPAKFEIARQLGATDCIDPRDYDKPIQDVIVDLTDGGVDYSFECIGNVQLMRAALECCHKGWGESVIIGVAGAGQEISTRPFQLVTGRVWRGSAFGGVRGRSELPSYVEMAQKGDIPLDTFITHTMGLDAINQAFELMHAGKSIRSVIHFQ; the protein is encoded by the coding sequence ATGATCAAATCCCGAGCTGCCGTCGCCTTCGAACAGCGGCAGCCATTGCAGATTGTCGAGGTGGACGTGGCTCCGCCCAGCGCCGGTGAGGTGCTGGTGCGCATTGTCGCCAGCGGCGTCTGTCATACCGACGCGTATACCCTGTCTGGCGCCGATCCGGAGGGTATCTTCCCGAGCATTCTCGGCCATGAGGGCGGCGGCATCGTCGAGGCGGTCGGCCCTGGAGTGACCTCGGTGGCGGTCGGCGACCACGTGATCCCGCTGTACACACCCGAGTGCGGGCAGTGCAAGTTCTGTCGCTCCGGCCGGACCAACCTGTGTCAGGCGATCCGAACGACCCAGGGGAGAGGCCTGATGCCGGACGGCACCACGCGGTTCTCCTTCGAAGGGCGCCCGCTGTTCCACTACATGGGCTGTTCGACCTTTTCCGAGTACACCGTATTGCCGGAAATCTCATTGGCGAAGATTCCCCGGAGCGCCCCGCTGGAGAAGGTCTGCCTGCTCGGCTGCGGTGTCACCACCGGAATCGGCGCGGTGCTCAACACCGCCAAGGTGCACGCGGGTTCCAGCGTGGCGATCTTCGGCCTGGGCGGTATTGGTCTGTCGGCAATCATCGGCGCGGTGAAGGCGAATGCCGGGCGGATCATCGCCGTCGACATCAATCCAGCGAAGTTCGAGATCGCTCGCCAGCTTGGCGCCACCGACTGCATCGACCCGCGCGACTACGACAAGCCGATCCAGGACGTGATCGTCGATCTCACCGATGGGGGCGTGGACTATTCCTTCGAGTGCATCGGCAACGTCCAACTGATGCGCGCGGCGCTGGAGTGCTGCCACAAGGGCTGGGGCGAGTCGGTGATCATTGGCGTGGCCGGGGCAGGCCAGGAGATCTCCACCCGGCCGTTCCAGCTGGTCACCGGGCGTGTCTGGCGCGGCTCGGCCTTCGGCGGTGTACGCGGCCGTAGTGAACTGCCGAGCTACGTGGAGATGGCACAGAAGGGCGACATTCCACTGGACACCTTCATCACTCACACCATGGGTCTGGACGCCATCAACCAGGCGTTCGAACTGATGCATGCGGGCAAGAGCATTCGCAGCGTCATTCATTTCCAATGA